The Lytechinus pictus isolate F3 Inbred chromosome 10, Lp3.0, whole genome shotgun sequence genome includes a window with the following:
- the LOC129269254 gene encoding basic proline-rich protein-like — protein MAIFVNDHHREDSFSRRRRINNIYALLCTAVTVFVAGIVLSVMTGVSYYGGSICSTAVILFFVGFFLLFKYRPAGRVTTVTMSGGNQTTVQSSMTHSYHQSMQHTVRTSRAHSVVSLTGGINSQRRSSMTDVRRSNSMARLQDSGVLGWGGAPSSQPVDNGWMAGGSQGQPGQYPPPPGTQPGGYTQPGGYTQLGPGPTQPGGYTQPGPCPTQPGGYTQPGPGPSQPGGYTNPGSNRPTAGGYTYPVGPPGTGPGPSSGPDPYPGAPPSYDDAVRLQGKS, from the exons ATGGCGATCTTTGTAAATGACCATCATCGTGAAGACAGTTTTTCTAGGCGTCGTCGAATAAACAACATCTACGCTCTACTATGTACAGCTGTCACGGTGTTCGTAGCCGGTATCGTACTCTCTGTCATGACTGGAGTGTCGTACTATGGTGGAAGCATCTGCTCAACCGCAGTTATCCTGTTCTTCGTAGGATTTTTCTTGCTCTTCAAGTACAGGCCAGCCGGACGTGTTACAACGGTGACCATGAGCGGAGGAAATCAGACGACAGTCCAGAGCTCGATGACCCATTCCTATCACCAAAGCATGCAGCATACGGTCAGGACATCGCGCGCACACAGTGTGGTCAGTTTGACCGGTGGGATCAATTCACAAAGGAGAAGCAGTATGACCGATGTCCGGCGGAGTAACAGTATGGCGCGGTTGCAAGATTCTGGTGTGTTGGGATGGGGTGGTGCCCCATCCTCGCAGCCTGTTGATAATGGCTGGATGGCTGGTGGAAGTCAAGGACAACCCGGACAGTATCCGCCTCCTCCTGGGACACAACCAGGAGGCTATACTCAACCAGGAGGCTACACTCAACTAGGACCTGGTCCCACCCAACCAGGAGGCTACACTCAACCTGGACCTTGTCCCACCCAACCAGGAGGTTACACACAACCAGGGCCTGGTCCCTCCCAACCTGGAGGTTACACGAATCCTGGTAGCAACAGACC TACCGCTGGAGGATATACTTACCCAGTTGGACCACCGGGGACAGGACCTGGACCTTCATCAGGACCTGACCCATATCCTGGAGCTCCACCTTCCTATGATGATGCAGTCAGACTACAAGGAAAATCATAG